A stretch of the Candidatus Jettenia sp. AMX2 genome encodes the following:
- a CDS encoding IS1634 family transposase → MQGSESFEILTTKRLDHLPLVSACMRYLEIGQIIDELVDSHKLNCVSTGECLQAMVLSILTGQHALYKVSEVLGDYDTEIVFQKQIKAESFHDNRLGAALDQMWEAGLGMLYSKLIAKAIMKYSLGLEKLHFDTTSISLYGAYEQEEDGDDIPRITYGHSKDKRTDLKQVLFGMTVSGDGGVPLTGRITSGNTSDSTENRFNLETLREIVPDISRSILVSDSKFFSAPTVEMAFEQGISFISLMPKTVGMYEEILKEDKPSEILLTTPGRRKGEYEEYRGFSLIAPYVYKTDNAEQRHRQMRFVVVESTALQKQKERVWKAKKEKEYQGLTKLSQGIQKREFACEEDALREIDKLRKQIKVDYHRLGFEREKRTVIEKRQHRGRPRAGEQLPQRESWTVNLSFQEDAEHLSQSKQRLNKFILVTNILDSSRMTDAEILKAYKGQSSVETNFKWAKNPAAVAPIFLKDPKRIAVLGFVYLVALMVYTLMQRQIRQSLKRDQKSIPGNKGLTDNPTGRVLFQNMRGIAVVVVSLGESVFKQVTNFTQLHEDILNYFAFDTAIYQSLKTISSA, encoded by the coding sequence ATGCAGGGGAGTGAATCTTTTGAAATTCTAACTACCAAGAGACTTGATCACCTTCCTTTGGTATCAGCTTGTATGCGATACCTGGAAATTGGTCAGATTATCGACGAACTGGTTGATTCTCACAAACTCAATTGTGTAAGTACCGGAGAATGTCTCCAGGCAATGGTCTTGTCAATCCTGACCGGTCAGCATGCTCTGTACAAAGTCTCAGAAGTATTGGGTGACTATGATACCGAGATTGTTTTCCAGAAACAGATTAAGGCCGAGTCATTCCATGATAACCGGTTAGGGGCGGCACTGGATCAGATGTGGGAAGCCGGTTTGGGAATGTTGTATTCAAAGCTCATAGCAAAAGCTATCATGAAATACTCGCTAGGACTGGAGAAGCTGCATTTTGATACTACCAGTATTAGCCTGTACGGTGCTTATGAGCAAGAAGAAGATGGGGATGACATTCCGAGAATTACGTATGGACATAGTAAGGATAAGAGAACAGACCTCAAGCAAGTACTATTTGGAATGACGGTTAGTGGAGATGGGGGAGTTCCTCTTACAGGAAGGATTACCTCGGGGAACACCTCTGACAGCACGGAGAACCGGTTTAACCTGGAAACATTGCGAGAGATAGTGCCGGATATTTCCCGGAGCATCCTTGTTTCGGATAGTAAATTTTTTTCTGCCCCAACCGTAGAGATGGCCTTTGAGCAGGGGATTTCTTTTATCAGTTTGATGCCAAAAACGGTAGGGATGTATGAGGAGATACTCAAGGAGGATAAGCCATCAGAGATTCTTTTGACTACCCCAGGTAGGAGAAAAGGAGAATATGAAGAGTACCGGGGGTTTTCTCTGATAGCACCTTATGTCTATAAGACAGACAACGCAGAGCAAAGACACAGGCAGATGAGGTTTGTGGTAGTGGAATCAACCGCCCTTCAGAAACAGAAAGAAAGGGTATGGAAGGCAAAGAAAGAAAAGGAATATCAGGGGCTTACGAAACTTTCTCAGGGGATACAGAAAAGGGAATTTGCTTGTGAGGAGGATGCGCTGAGGGAAATTGATAAACTCAGAAAACAGATCAAGGTAGACTATCATAGGTTGGGCTTTGAGAGGGAGAAGAGAACGGTTATTGAAAAAAGACAGCACAGAGGCCGACCAAGAGCAGGAGAACAACTTCCCCAGAGGGAGAGTTGGACAGTAAATCTCTCTTTTCAGGAAGACGCTGAGCACCTCTCTCAGAGTAAGCAAAGACTGAACAAATTCATTCTGGTAACGAATATTTTGGATTCTTCCCGGATGACTGATGCAGAGATTCTGAAGGCATACAAGGGACAGTCTTCAGTGGAGACAAACTTTAAATGGGCTAAGAATCCTGCAGCAGTAGCTCCTATCTTCCTGAAGGATCCAAAGAGAATTGCGGTCTTAGGATTTGTTTATCTGGTAGCCCTTATGGTATATACGCTGATGCAACGGCAGATAAGACAGTCACTGAAAAGGGATCAGAAGAGCATACCGGGTAATAAGGGACTAACTGATAATCCAACAGGGAGAGTACTGTTTCAAAATATGAGAGGAATAGCTGTGGTTGTTGTCTCTCTTGGTGAGTCTGTCTTTAAGCAGGTTACCAATTTTACGCAACTGCATGAGGATATTCTGAATTATTTCGCCTTTGATACTGCAATCTATCAATCATTAAAAACGATTTCTTCTGCT